The Candidatus Izemoplasma sp. genome has a window encoding:
- the tsaB gene encoding tRNA (adenosine(37)-N6)-threonylcarbamoyltransferase complex dimerization subunit type 1 TsaB, translating to MNTSFHRLIIDSATPYLYVALLEGNRSIQTYYKKGDNNHSEVLMPTVETLFKDSGLSINDIDEVIVGIGPGSYTGVRIGVVVAKMIAWNQRITIKTVSSLALMASSESSDGYILAHIDARRKNAFMGLYLKQNGLIEPIGDEVFMSSKAFQEKVPYPFTIVESGEPDPKVLLASNILTPVENVHHLAPNYLRKTEAERNLSNS from the coding sequence ATGAACACATCATTTCATCGATTGATTATTGATTCCGCAACACCTTATTTGTACGTTGCACTATTAGAGGGAAATCGCTCCATTCAAACATATTATAAAAAAGGCGATAATAATCATTCTGAAGTTCTTATGCCGACTGTTGAAACGTTATTTAAAGATAGTGGACTATCGATTAATGATATTGATGAAGTCATTGTAGGTATTGGACCAGGTAGTTATACAGGCGTACGTATTGGTGTTGTGGTGGCTAAAATGATTGCATGGAATCAACGGATTACCATTAAGACAGTGAGTTCATTAGCCCTTATGGCATCATCTGAATCTTCTGATGGATATATCCTCGCACATATTGATGCACGGAGAAAAAATGCATTTATGGGCTTATATCTTAAACAAAACGGTTTAATTGAACCAATAGGTGATGAGGTGTTTATGTCTTCAAAAGCCTTTCAAGAGAAAGTTCCATACCCCTTTACAATCGTAGAGTCGGGGGAGCCTGATCCTAAAGTATTGCTTGCATCTAACATATTAACACCAGTTGAGAATGTACATCATTTAGCCCCGAATTATTTACGAAAGACAGAAGCAGAGAGAAACTTAAGTAATTCATAG
- a CDS encoding YutD-like domain-containing protein, translating to MIETDHGKFEVIKDYKEALEIKTFNDRYTPYLNKYMYIVGDVSAEMLRLKGFSKKNYNTIPDYLAESCNPNTPYFVLKRLK from the coding sequence ATGATAGAAACAGATCATGGCAAATTTGAAGTCATTAAAGATTATAAAGAAGCACTAGAGATTAAAACATTCAACGACAGATACACACCATATTTAAATAAATATATGTATATTGTTGGAGATGTTAGTGCTGAAATGTTACGCCTTAAAGGCTTCAGTAAAAAGAATTATAATACTATTCCAGATTATTTAGCAGAGAGCTGTAATCCAAACACACCATACTTTGTTTTGAAGCGATTGAAATAA
- a CDS encoding glucose-6-phosphate isomerase: MKEISINLDNAIDFIHQNALDKAREEVKEAHQKLQNKSGEGNDFLGWTTLPTDYDKEEFSRIKKAAKRIREQSDILLVIGIGGSYLGAKAAIELLNKHFNRDKELEIIFVGHHISSSYMRDLMDYIDGHDFSINVISKSGTTTEPAIAFRQFKKMLFAKYGKEGAKDRIYATTDKNQGALRTLVDEQGYESFIVPDDVGGRYSVLTAVGLLPIAASGVNIDQIMSGAQDAQELYTKGENGNAAFEYAAMRNVLYRDGKKIELLVNYEPSLFYFGEWWKQLFGESEGKDQKGIFPASASFSTDLHSLGQYIQEGERHLFETVINVQTPSREVVIEEDDANLDGLNYLAGKTVDYVNKQAFLGTVMAHNDGGVPNIIVGLPEISPYYFGKLVYFFEYACGLSGYMLGVNPFNQPGVEAYKKNMFALLEKPGYESLTKELKNRLDD, translated from the coding sequence ATGAAAGAAATTAGTATTAACTTAGACAATGCGATTGATTTTATACATCAAAATGCATTAGACAAAGCGCGTGAAGAGGTTAAAGAAGCGCATCAAAAATTACAAAATAAATCAGGAGAAGGAAATGATTTCTTAGGGTGGACAACATTACCAACAGATTATGATAAAGAAGAGTTTTCTCGTATTAAGAAAGCTGCGAAACGCATTAGAGAACAATCAGATATCTTATTAGTGATTGGTATTGGGGGATCTTACTTAGGAGCAAAAGCAGCGATTGAATTATTAAACAAGCATTTTAATCGTGATAAAGAATTAGAAATTATTTTTGTAGGCCACCATATTTCAAGTAGCTATATGCGAGATCTAATGGATTATATTGATGGACATGATTTCTCCATCAATGTTATCAGCAAATCAGGAACAACTACAGAACCTGCGATTGCCTTTCGACAATTTAAAAAGATGTTATTTGCTAAATATGGCAAAGAAGGCGCAAAAGATCGTATTTATGCTACAACTGATAAAAATCAAGGGGCATTACGCACTTTAGTTGATGAACAAGGTTATGAATCATTTATTGTACCCGATGATGTTGGGGGACGATATAGCGTTTTAACAGCTGTTGGGTTATTACCAATTGCAGCAAGTGGTGTTAACATTGATCAAATTATGTCAGGAGCACAGGATGCTCAAGAATTATATACAAAAGGTGAAAATGGAAATGCAGCCTTTGAATATGCGGCAATGCGGAATGTATTGTATCGTGATGGAAAGAAAATTGAGTTGCTTGTTAACTACGAACCGTCATTATTCTATTTTGGAGAATGGTGGAAGCAGTTATTTGGTGAAAGTGAAGGAAAAGATCAAAAAGGTATATTTCCAGCAAGTGCATCATTTAGTACAGACTTACACAGTTTAGGGCAATATATTCAAGAAGGTGAAAGACATTTATTTGAAACAGTTATTAATGTTCAAACACCAAGTCGTGAAGTTGTTATTGAGGAAGATGATGCGAATTTAGATGGACTAAACTACTTAGCTGGAAAAACAGTCGATTACGTCAATAAACAAGCATTTTTAGGAACTGTGATGGCACATAATGATGGTGGCGTTCCAAATATTATTGTAGGTTTACCTGAAATATCACCATATTACTTTGGAAAACTTGTCTATTTCTTTGAATATGCATGTGGTTTAAGTGGATATATGTTAGGGGTTAATCCATTTAATCAACCTGGTGTTGAAGCATATAAGAAAAATATGTTTGCCTTATTAGAAAAACCAGGATATGAATCTCTAACTAAAGAGTTAAAGAATCGTTTGGATGACTAA
- a CDS encoding NAD(P)-binding protein yields MEKYDVVIIGGGLGSLTTATYLTKRLRNIAVFEQNSKRKIASYTKNFRDSDRHKFEFKYFHQDLGGVHNGDLFYEYLKRCGLEKQFEYVDNRQTMVITEDQRMIKRANTYKEFKIYLVRHYPKQRDNTYHLFEDIERHYNDFRKQKLARLSNKEYTISSLMIEWGDLSLYDVLIQYYNQEKIMDEFTLVHNAIGLPLKEINAHNYFVKWFDTFIDGNHLIATSFDDIVEQLTKEISKSRQKIFTNRKIGKVITKDNEIDYMIDTEGNEIQAKHYVINMRIDEFADMYLDGDETIKSAFYKYYPHVKNEVNTNRVYLGLSIPPETFGMNHLQYFFSDIEEDDVRFLTVTNYNKLDPTCCTGDRSAVMIEFIDTGNTKKEQLAQVKKQFLKYYPKASGHIVLERIDQKTPYFGSQSKESFWHGKSLNDLFLIDDYSALNPFSNSYFIGYWTKPESGITGILQTGVEYGDIIDEDIYHGDDDDYFITHDELMNIIANQFIPHSLRKTEKNIQFFIGKDSYFIRTKGKHQRLYKGTSEISDIIIVATNECLYDLSVGNTTLEQALDNGTLEYVGNREFLNTVIEAFDMGIVISKPDRYKYVPGRWGLKIMLAQLSIVFLSNLLGNYHLYIYLAPLTLLAFGSTVYYKYRKLDKITLFEYVVMGIYLLLSVISIFIEEVNYLKDSSYTLMFFTVYFIGTWLINYPIALGYIRHDYRIDYTRTKLFQMMSGGLTFIWGVTFLVVLVADLMIDQSYAALFYYLVPLALYLSFYYPSNYIRGYFN; encoded by the coding sequence GTGGAAAAATATGATGTAGTCATTATAGGCGGTGGATTAGGAAGTTTAACCACTGCGACTTACCTGACAAAGCGATTGAGAAACATCGCTGTTTTTGAACAGAATTCTAAACGTAAAATAGCTAGCTACACGAAAAACTTTCGTGACAGTGACAGACACAAGTTTGAATTTAAGTATTTTCATCAAGATCTTGGTGGTGTACATAACGGAGATTTATTTTATGAATACCTTAAACGATGTGGCTTAGAAAAACAATTTGAATATGTGGATAATCGCCAGACAATGGTCATTACCGAAGACCAAAGAATGATAAAACGCGCTAATACTTATAAAGAATTCAAAATTTATTTGGTGAGACACTATCCGAAACAACGCGATAATACCTATCATTTATTTGAAGATATTGAACGTCATTATAATGATTTTCGAAAACAAAAATTAGCCCGATTATCAAATAAAGAATATACCATTTCTTCATTAATGATAGAATGGGGAGATTTAAGTTTATATGATGTGTTAATTCAGTATTATAATCAAGAGAAAATAATGGATGAATTTACTTTGGTTCACAATGCTATTGGCTTACCGCTAAAAGAAATAAACGCTCATAACTATTTTGTAAAGTGGTTTGATACATTTATTGATGGGAATCACCTTATAGCAACATCATTTGATGATATCGTTGAACAACTAACAAAAGAGATATCTAAAAGTCGTCAAAAAATATTCACAAACCGTAAGATAGGTAAGGTCATTACCAAGGACAATGAAATCGATTATATGATTGATACTGAAGGCAATGAGATACAGGCAAAACATTACGTAATCAATATGCGTATTGATGAGTTTGCAGACATGTACTTAGATGGTGATGAAACCATTAAGAGCGCTTTTTATAAGTACTATCCGCATGTCAAAAATGAGGTGAACACAAATCGTGTTTACTTAGGGTTATCAATCCCACCTGAGACTTTCGGAATGAATCACTTACAGTATTTTTTTAGTGATATTGAAGAAGATGATGTGCGATTTCTAACGGTGACGAACTATAACAAACTAGACCCGACATGTTGTACAGGTGATCGAAGTGCCGTAATGATTGAGTTTATTGATACAGGTAATACTAAAAAAGAACAGTTAGCACAAGTAAAAAAACAATTTTTGAAGTATTATCCAAAAGCAAGTGGACATATTGTCTTAGAAAGAATTGATCAAAAAACACCATACTTTGGAAGCCAATCAAAGGAAAGTTTTTGGCATGGGAAATCGCTTAATGACTTGTTTTTAATCGATGATTACTCAGCTTTAAATCCGTTTAGTAATAGTTATTTTATTGGTTATTGGACAAAACCTGAATCGGGAATTACAGGCATATTACAAACTGGTGTAGAGTATGGGGATATTATTGATGAAGATATTTATCATGGCGATGATGATGATTATTTTATTACGCATGATGAATTAATGAATATTATTGCTAATCAGTTTATTCCTCATAGTTTAAGGAAAACAGAAAAAAATATTCAGTTTTTCATTGGTAAAGACTCCTACTTTATTCGTACAAAAGGCAAGCATCAACGATTATATAAAGGGACCAGTGAGATTTCTGACATTATCATTGTAGCTACAAATGAATGCTTATACGACCTTAGTGTAGGAAATACCACACTCGAGCAAGCATTGGATAATGGAACACTTGAATATGTAGGTAATCGCGAATTTTTAAATACTGTTATTGAAGCGTTTGATATGGGCATTGTCATTTCTAAGCCTGACCGATATAAATATGTACCTGGTAGATGGGGACTTAAAATTATGTTAGCCCAGTTATCAATAGTATTTCTATCTAATTTGTTAGGGAATTATCATTTGTACATTTATTTAGCGCCTCTAACACTTTTGGCCTTTGGCTCTACTGTATACTATAAATATCGTAAACTCGATAAAATAACGCTATTTGAGTATGTTGTGATGGGAATCTACTTGCTATTGTCAGTTATTAGTATCTTTATAGAAGAAGTTAATTATTTAAAAGATAGTTCCTATACGCTTATGTTTTTTACAGTTTATTTCATTGGTACATGGCTAATCAATTATCCGATTGCATTGGGATATATAAGACATGATTATCGCATTGATTACACAAGAACTAAGTTATTTCAAATGATGTCTGGTGGGTTAACCTTTATTTGGGGTGTCACCTTCTTGGTCGTACTTGTAGCTGATTTAATGATAGATCAAAGTTATGCCGCATTATTCTATTATTTAGTACCATTAGCGTTATACTTATCATTTTATTATCCATCCAACTATATTCGTGGATATTTTAATTAA
- a CDS encoding NifU family protein — protein MSNDTIEKQIQEVINKVRPYIQRDGGDIRYVKFEDGIVYVEMLGACVGCGFVDTTLTDGVEAILLEEVPGIIGVENVGQ, from the coding sequence ATGAGTAACGATACGATAGAAAAGCAAATACAAGAAGTTATTAATAAGGTTCGTCCATACATTCAACGTGATGGTGGAGACATCCGATATGTTAAATTTGAAGATGGTATTGTATATGTTGAAATGTTAGGTGCCTGTGTTGGATGTGGCTTTGTTGATACCACATTAACTGATGGTGTTGAAGCGATATTGCTTGAAGAAGTTCCAGGAATTATTGGAGTTGAAAACGTAGGACAGTGA
- the ispF gene encoding 2-C-methyl-D-erythritol 2,4-cyclodiphosphate synthase, whose translation MIRIGKSTDIHRLVPGNNIIIGGVTIPSTVKSVGHSDADCLLHTVAESLIGALSLGDLGKLFPDTDPQYKGINSQELVKEVMYLVRNQGYSVINIDSTVILERPKLQSYIKEMRKIIAELLDIDMQYVSVKATTSEEVGIVGRGEAIIAESVVLVTND comes from the coding sequence ATGATACGTATTGGAAAGTCTACTGATATTCATCGGCTTGTACCGGGTAATAATATTATTATTGGTGGTGTTACGATTCCAAGTACTGTCAAAAGTGTTGGTCATAGTGATGCAGATTGCTTATTACATACAGTTGCTGAATCCCTTATTGGGGCGCTTTCCCTGGGTGATTTAGGGAAATTATTTCCAGATACAGATCCTCAATATAAAGGAATTAATTCGCAAGAACTTGTTAAAGAAGTTATGTATCTTGTTAGAAATCAGGGCTATAGTGTCATAAATATTGATTCAACCGTTATTTTGGAAAGACCTAAATTACAGTCATATATTAAAGAGATGCGTAAGATCATTGCAGAGTTACTTGATATTGATATGCAATATGTGAGTGTGAAGGCCACTACAAGTGAGGAAGTAGGCATTGTTGGTCGTGGTGAAGCCATTATTGCTGAAAGTGTTGTCTTAGTGACAAATGATTAA
- the ispD gene encoding 2-C-methyl-D-erythritol 4-phosphate cytidylyltransferase has protein sequence MKYSVLIMAAGKGTRLKLEYNKIFYKINDHYIIEYSVNYFVQDSRCESVCIVCSHNDYDQIKTLFNDIKIYVVIGGSTRQQSVFNGLMKINSEYVLIHDAARPFINGNVIDELLHKLPEYQACSLALPSKNSLVEVDGNRFVKSINRRNILQVQTPQAFKTELIKHAHQKAMEDHFEVTDDITLVAAYTNVTPRYIIGDERSIKLTTPNDIQILEVIL, from the coding sequence ATGAAATATTCTGTATTAATAATGGCCGCAGGAAAAGGGACTCGATTAAAGCTGGAATACAACAAAATATTTTATAAAATTAATGACCATTATATCATTGAATATAGTGTGAATTATTTTGTTCAAGATAGCAGATGTGAATCAGTTTGTATAGTATGCAGTCACAATGATTATGATCAAATTAAAACGTTATTTAATGATATCAAAATTTATGTAGTAATTGGTGGTTCTACTAGACAACAAAGTGTTTTTAATGGCTTAATGAAGATTAATAGTGAATATGTATTAATACATGATGCTGCGCGTCCTTTTATAAATGGGAATGTTATTGACGAGTTGTTACATAAATTACCGGAATATCAAGCTTGTTCGTTAGCTTTGCCATCAAAAAACTCATTAGTAGAAGTAGATGGAAACCGCTTTGTTAAGTCTATTAATAGAAGAAATATTTTGCAAGTCCAAACTCCTCAAGCTTTTAAAACAGAGCTTATTAAACATGCTCACCAAAAAGCTATGGAAGATCATTTTGAAGTAACAGATGATATAACACTAGTTGCAGCATATACAAATGTAACACCAAGGTATATTATCGGTGATGAGCGCTCAATAAAACTCACAACTCCGAATGATATTCAAATTTTAGAGGTGATTTTATGA
- a CDS encoding diguanylate cyclase: MIDQIILGIICLWFLYAIAIRLTKKRKHDYSFFIALLAAIGYGYFYYYDNHPELYKEIYQYSVVGIFAFWMIVDNTLVLFKKNVSEFDFYHLEKELEEMKHSSELMRQRFISTIELLSDGIAFREDKGIFGTDQYIEYLGLSENEFKVDTLENIMVKDDLVQYRMIIEKLSKRNPVYSISYRIIKDNQQLWIKEKGKAIFIGKKKHIISIIRPMDVRRFPTTEVDVLNSLPKFKEMYNEMQRLTRKKTPYHLVVIQLTNIPKINEKYGRDFGDLMMGEYLSKLRFKFIKDNLSLFRISGIRFGLLIKDQKKFELLDRALVGTGEILTMRMKFGGVSQVIYPNLGISESPYEGKNPDDVYNEAITALERTEKESYQKSFAYYEK, from the coding sequence ATGATAGATCAGATTATTCTTGGCATTATATGTCTATGGTTTCTTTATGCTATAGCAATAAGGTTAACGAAAAAGCGCAAACATGACTATAGTTTTTTTATAGCCCTTTTAGCAGCTATTGGGTATGGGTATTTTTATTACTATGATAATCATCCAGAACTATATAAGGAGATTTACCAGTATAGTGTGGTAGGTATTTTTGCGTTTTGGATGATTGTGGATAATACACTCGTTCTCTTTAAAAAGAATGTATCTGAGTTTGATTTCTATCATCTCGAAAAAGAGTTGGAGGAAATGAAACATAGTTCAGAACTTATGCGTCAACGCTTTATCTCAACAATCGAATTATTAAGCGATGGCATCGCATTTAGAGAGGATAAAGGTATTTTTGGTACGGATCAATATATCGAGTATCTTGGATTGTCTGAAAACGAATTTAAGGTTGACACATTAGAAAATATTATGGTTAAAGATGATTTGGTGCAATATCGAATGATTATTGAAAAACTATCAAAAAGAAATCCTGTATATTCTATAAGTTATCGGATTATAAAAGACAATCAACAATTGTGGATAAAAGAAAAAGGAAAAGCAATTTTTATTGGCAAGAAAAAACATATAATTTCAATCATCAGACCAATGGATGTTAGACGCTTTCCAACCACAGAAGTTGATGTTCTAAATTCATTGCCAAAGTTTAAAGAAATGTATAATGAAATGCAACGATTAACTCGTAAAAAAACCCCATATCATTTAGTGGTTATTCAACTAACAAACATACCAAAAATTAATGAAAAATATGGGCGAGATTTTGGTGATTTAATGATGGGAGAATATTTATCAAAATTGCGTTTTAAATTCATTAAAGACAACCTAAGTTTATTTCGCATTTCTGGAATCAGATTCGGTCTATTAATTAAAGATCAGAAAAAGTTTGAATTACTTGATAGAGCACTTGTTGGCACAGGAGAAATTTTGACTATGAGAATGAAATTTGGTGGTGTTTCACAAGTTATTTATCCTAATTTAGGAATCTCAGAATCACCTTATGAAGGTAAAAACCCAGATGATGTGTATAATGAAGCAATAACTGCATTAGAGCGAACTGAAAAGGAATCTTATCAAAAAAGTTTTGCGTATTATGAAAAATAA
- a CDS encoding S1 RNA-binding domain-containing protein, with the protein MKVGDIVKGEITAIKPYGAFVKVRNDYVGLIHISEISDNYVRNIEDYVSKGDVRTLKVLAIDGNKLSLSFKALHKRKKRYKVTLDTGFTPLQEKLQEWVENYSLKNGD; encoded by the coding sequence ATGAAAGTTGGAGACATTGTTAAAGGAGAGATTACAGCAATAAAACCTTATGGAGCATTTGTTAAAGTAAGGAATGATTATGTCGGTTTAATTCATATTTCTGAAATTAGCGACAATTATGTGCGTAATATTGAAGATTATGTATCTAAAGGAGATGTTCGAACACTTAAAGTATTAGCCATTGATGGTAATAAATTAAGTTTAAGTTTTAAGGCGCTACATAAACGTAAGAAGCGCTATAAAGTCACATTAGATACTGGATTCACTCCTTTGCAAGAAAAACTGCAAGAATGGGTAGAAAACTATTCACTTAAAAACGGCGATTAG
- a CDS encoding diacylglycerol kinase family protein, with amino-acid sequence MDLILYNPKSKNSRSNVQTHKLVRYYKKHQYPFRLKSLLKIDDIKLYLRDKDHIDNIILLGGDGTINFMINSLYNEDIKQEIYIKRNGSGNDYLRTLKDQDSKAQTIMQVSLDNTTRYFMNGAGIGIDGLVIDYVDKAHNKGKFTYYLSTLKAMINYVPDQARCVIDDIPYTFNKTYSIMINNGKFVGGGMKMTPNANLSDDQLDIIIIHSIPKILLFFIFITVYLGLHTKFKKYVFSTKCHNISVIFNSPQIAQTDGEKFDDITELSASSTNKHIHLRKYRKTHSN; translated from the coding sequence ATGGATCTAATTTTGTACAACCCCAAATCTAAAAATAGCCGCAGTAACGTACAAACACATAAGCTAGTTCGTTACTATAAAAAACATCAATATCCGTTTCGTCTAAAAAGTCTTTTAAAAATTGATGATATTAAGCTTTACTTAAGAGATAAAGACCATATCGATAACATCATCTTACTCGGTGGTGATGGCACAATCAACTTTATGATCAACAGTCTTTACAATGAAGATATTAAACAAGAGATTTATATCAAACGTAATGGATCCGGCAATGACTATTTAAGAACCTTAAAAGACCAAGACAGCAAAGCTCAAACGATTATGCAAGTGTCTCTAGATAATACCACACGATACTTCATGAATGGTGCAGGTATTGGCATTGATGGTCTTGTTATTGATTATGTTGATAAAGCTCATAATAAAGGAAAATTTACCTATTACTTATCAACACTAAAGGCAATGATTAATTATGTCCCTGACCAAGCAAGATGTGTTATTGATGATATACCTTACACATTTAATAAAACCTATTCTATCATGATCAATAATGGCAAATTTGTTGGTGGGGGAATGAAAATGACACCTAACGCTAATCTATCTGATGATCAACTCGATATCATCATTATTCACTCCATACCAAAAATATTGTTATTTTTTATCTTTATTACTGTCTATCTCGGACTCCATACTAAATTTAAAAAATACGTTTTCAGTACAAAATGTCATAACATCTCTGTTATATTCAACAGCCCCCAAATTGCCCAAACAGATGGTGAAAAATTTGATGACATTACTGAGTTAAGCGCATCTTCGACTAATAAACACATACACTTACGTAAATATAGAAAAACACATTCTAATTAG
- a CDS encoding DMT family transporter — MADKKVLFAEVSLFFVTIIWGLGFPITRIAFDLGFGANTIMVGRFLTAAIVLAVVYRKKLRQIDSKLLVYGSIAGVFLFLGFFFQTLGNAYTTPSKNGFITQLNIVFVPYLYFLFFKKKVDVYNGFSIILAVFGLFLLSYEQGSFDNFNIGDFYTLICAIMVAFHVVTGSYFQKTHDFDPALFVLINIAISAIFSILAAAIFDTLPPVSLIMYWPLIFLGIFNTALGFLVQSYALKLSLPTKVSLIVALESVFAAIGSVFIVDEILSIELVLGGLLIIGAVLFSELKPFRRRFIKIT, encoded by the coding sequence ATGGCCGATAAAAAGGTTTTATTTGCGGAAGTATCATTATTTTTTGTTACAATAATATGGGGATTGGGGTTCCCAATTACCCGTATTGCCTTTGATTTAGGTTTTGGAGCAAATACAATTATGGTTGGCCGTTTTCTAACGGCCGCTATTGTCCTTGCGGTTGTTTATCGTAAGAAACTAAGACAAATTGATTCTAAGTTATTGGTATATGGATCAATTGCTGGTGTCTTTTTATTTTTAGGATTCTTTTTTCAAACACTGGGAAATGCTTATACTACGCCTTCTAAGAATGGATTTATTACGCAATTAAATATTGTCTTTGTTCCGTATTTGTATTTTCTTTTTTTCAAGAAAAAAGTTGATGTCTATAATGGATTTAGTATTATTCTTGCTGTGTTTGGACTCTTTTTACTAAGTTATGAACAAGGATCTTTTGATAACTTTAATATCGGTGATTTTTATACATTGATTTGTGCTATAATGGTGGCTTTTCATGTTGTAACAGGAAGTTATTTTCAAAAAACTCATGATTTTGACCCAGCGTTGTTTGTACTCATTAATATTGCTATATCAGCAATCTTTTCTATATTAGCTGCAGCTATTTTTGATACATTACCACCAGTATCACTCATAATGTATTGGCCTCTTATATTTCTTGGGATCTTTAATACGGCATTAGGCTTTTTAGTACAAAGTTATGCATTAAAACTGAGTTTGCCGACAAAAGTTAGCTTAATTGTTGCACTAGAAAGTGTTTTTGCAGCAATAGGATCTGTATTTATTGTAGATGAAATTTTGAGTATTGAGTTAGTCCTGGGTGGTCTTTTAATTATAGGAGCAGTTTTATTCTCAGAATTAAAGCCATTTAGAAGACGTTTTATTAAAATTACATAA
- the tsaE gene encoding tRNA (adenosine(37)-N6)-threonylcarbamoyltransferase complex ATPase subunit type 1 TsaE: MRKAFIIENLSEMESLAKALSRHLFPGFVLCLEGDLGAGKTTFTKFLGKHMGITDTINSPTFTILKIYEHELPLYHMDVYRLQGIGADYDLEEYIYDDGVCVIEWYQHIIESLPEDFLAMTITIANNKRRVILEGSGEYEHIISSIDY, translated from the coding sequence ATGAGAAAAGCGTTTATTATTGAAAATTTATCAGAGATGGAATCCTTAGCTAAGGCATTATCTAGACATTTATTTCCAGGTTTTGTACTGTGTCTAGAAGGTGATTTAGGGGCTGGTAAAACGACATTTACTAAGTTCTTAGGAAAACATATGGGCATTACAGATACAATTAACTCGCCAACGTTCACAATTCTTAAAATCTATGAGCATGAATTACCCTTATACCATATGGATGTCTACCGTTTGCAAGGGATAGGTGCTGATTATGATCTAGAAGAATATATTTATGATGATGGCGTCTGTGTTATTGAATGGTATCAGCATATTATTGAAAGTTTACCAGAAGATTTTTTAGCCATGACAATCACGATAGCCAATAACAAAAGACGAGTTATTTTGGAAGGAAGTGGCGAATATGAACACATCATTTCATCGATTGATTATTGA